From a single Macrobrachium rosenbergii isolate ZJJX-2024 chromosome 9, ASM4041242v1, whole genome shotgun sequence genomic region:
- the LOC136842142 gene encoding uncharacterized protein encodes MVLRASTRPCIGLSFFVYMQGCEESISEYFAKCSQKAMDCGFQCPSCHSDLSEYMLIRKLMVGLRDEILKRDLYRSCDSICSVDALRAVCATYEAARKDASMPQHDTWHQEPRAADVETDPSPPECAAVKSGERSSVSINARMCGNCGVQHEPRKVLCLARNSVCHGCQKIGHLKRFCRSKKKMVSDAPASSVTLGAVTAGYNPVCSLLYK; translated from the coding sequence ATGGTTCTGCGTGCTTCAACCAGGCCGTGCATTGGGCTgagtttttttgtgtatatgcaaggatgtgaggagtcaattagtgaatattttgcaaagtgctctCAAAAAGCCATGGATTGTGGCTTCCAGTGTCCTAGCTGTCATAGTGATTTGTCCGAATATATGCTTATTAGGAAGCTTATGGTAGGTCTAAgggatgagatattgaaaagagacCTCTATAGGTCGTGTGATTCCATTTGTAGTGTAGATGCCTTAAGGGCGGTGTGTGCGACATATGAGGCAGCCCGCAAAGATGCTTCCATGCCCCAGCATGACACATGGCATCAAGAGCCACGTGCGGCCGATGTGGAGACAGACCCCAGCCCCCCTGAGTGTGCAGCGGTGAAGAGTGGTGAGAGGTCCTCAGTTTCCATCAATGCTCGTATGTGTGGGAACTGTGGAGTGCAGCATGAGCCAAGGAAGGTCTTGTGCCTGGCGAGAAATAGTGTTTGTCATGGCTGTCAAAAAATTGGCCACTTGAAACGGTTCTgtaggagcaagaagaagatggtgagtgaTGCCCCTGCTTCGTCAGTAACACTGGGAGCGGTCACCGCCGGGTACAACCCAGTGTGCAGCCTACTATACAAGTGA